A stretch of Colletotrichum lupini chromosome 2, complete sequence DNA encodes these proteins:
- a CDS encoding alcohol dehydrogenase GroES-like domain-containing protein produces the protein AGINYTGFELSNSVTVFRAGLIKLLSTYLAILYRVFKVYVVNYIKERLILTISIGAILINFINKNPIT, from the coding sequence GccggtattaattataccgGATTCGAACTTAGTAATTCCGTTACCGTTTTTAGGGCGggtcttattaaattattatctacttacttagctattttatatagagtATTTAAGGTCTacgtcgttaactatataaaagaacgcCTTATTCTTACTATTTCTATCGGCGCtatcctaattaactttattaataaaaaccctATTACTTAA